One part of the Musa acuminata AAA Group cultivar baxijiao chromosome BXJ1-5, Cavendish_Baxijiao_AAA, whole genome shotgun sequence genome encodes these proteins:
- the LOC135673734 gene encoding NADH dehydrogenase [ubiquinone] 1 beta subcomplex subunit 10-B-like, with amino-acid sequence MVRKAKVEFDESPPDFDPNNPYGDPVAMLEYREYLVREKFIQIETAKIIRERLRWCYRIEGVNHLQKCRHLVQQYLEATRGVGWGKENRPHELHGPKKDSD; translated from the exons ATGGTGCGGAAGGCGAAGGTGGAGTTCGATGAGAGCCCTCCGGACTTCGATCCGAACAACCCCTACGGGGATCCGGTGGCGATGCTAGAGTACCGGGAGTACTTGGTGCGGGAGAAGTTTATCCAGATCGAGACCGCCAAGATCATCAGGGAGCGCCTCCGATGGTGCTACCGCATCGAGGGCGTCAACCACCTCCAGAAGTGTCGCCATCTGGTCCAGCAGTACCTGGAAGCCACCCGCGGCGTCGGCTGGGGCAAGGAGAACCGCCCACACGAGCTCCATG GCCCCAAAAAGGATTCCGATTAG
- the LOC135673733 gene encoding binding partner of ACD11 1-like has translation MDLTDLRQAQVREIHQLRDFLGARRIAITPPSLSFSPSIEESSESIAMSVRTVKVGNVSLSASEQDIREFFSFSGDIEYIEMQSGDERSQVAYVTFKKSDGAEMALLLSGATIVDMTVIITPATDYQLPADASIPYMSKDGAASNKETSIQKAENVISTMLAKGLILGKGALESAKSFDEKHQLSSTAMTRVSNLDHKIGLTEKISTGTSAVNEKVLEMDHRYQVSEKARSAITAAEQKISNVGSAAMENKYVFAGVSWMIGAINKVAKTASEVGTKAVEKATAEQQQNKSSPEDAQDRVHSPETSVASPPDHPKKPEPVQGLIL, from the exons ATGGACTTAACGGATCTCCGTCAGGCCCAAGTCAGAGAAATCCATCAGCTCCGCGACTTCCTCGGCGCACGCCGAATTGCTATAacacccccctctctctctttctcgccgTCGATAGAAGAATCATCGGAGTCGATAGCCATGTCG GTGAGAACAGTGAAAGTTGGCAATGTTTCCCTCAGTGCATCCGAGCaagacatcagggaattcttttccttttctggTGATATTGAATACATCGAAATGCAAAG TGGAGATGAGCGGTCTCAAGTTGCATATGTCACCTTCAAAAAGTCAGATGGAGCAGAAATGGCACTTCTTCTTTCA GGTGCCACGATAGTTGATATGACTGTCATTATAACACCAGCCACAGATTATCAATTACCAGCAGATGCATCAATTCCTTACATG TCGAAAGATGGTGCTGCCAGTAACAAAGAGACTTCGATTCAGAAGGCAGAAAATGTCATCAGCACTATGCTGGCTAAGGGCTTGATCCTTGGAAAGGGTGCATTGGAAAGTGCAAAGTCTTTTGATGAGAAACACCAATTATCATCCACAGCAATGACTAGGGTCTCAAATTTAGATCATAAGATTGGTCTCACCGAGAAAATCAGCACTGGCACTTCTGCCGTCAACGAAAAGGTTTTGGAGATGGATCATAGGTACCAGGTCTCCGAGAAAGCAAGATCGGCCATCACAGCTGCAGAGCAGAAAATTAGCAATGTCGGCTCTGCCGCCATGGAGAACAAGTATGTTTTCGCCGGCGTCTCATGGATGATAGGTGCTATCAACAAGGTTGCCAAGACTGCAAGTGAGGTCGGTACAAAAGCCGTGGAGAAAGCTACGGCTGAGCAACAACAGAACAAATCATCACCTGAAGATGCTCAGGATAGGGTGCATTCGCCGGAGACTTCTGTAGCTTCACCACCTGATCATCCTAAGAAGCCCGAACCCGTGCAAGGATTGATTCTATGA